From Vitis vinifera cultivar Pinot Noir 40024 chromosome 3, ASM3070453v1, the proteins below share one genomic window:
- the LOC100853931 gene encoding uncharacterized protein LOC100853931 — MPRNTLVATKRHALTPGDSSGIPETHKGGIKSKLKGPRPEAAIESKKAENGGCKRRVRRRMRLPGAMPRRGGLQVLDDWGVCGRPQHLPLRGALRLQPLHLPQGGSHRHRQALLQVRGRLHLCQVYCLSPEGWSEDFDVWVV; from the exons ATGCCACGTAACACTTTGGTTGCCACGAAGCGCCACGCGTTAACCCCCGGTGATTCATCTGGAATCCCAGAGACCCATAAGGGAGGCATCAAATCCAAGCTGAAAGGCCCACGACCTGAAGCAGCGATCGAATCAAAGAAAGCTGAAAATGGCGGATGTAAGAGGAGGGTGCGACGCCGGATGCGGCTGCCCGGTGCCATGCCCAGGCGGGGTGGATTGCAA GTGCTCGACGACTGGGGCGTCTGCGGCAGACCACAGCACCTGCCCCTGCGGGGAGCACTGCGGCTGCAACCCCTGCACCTGCCCCAGGGGGGAAGTCACCGGCACCGGCAAGCTTTATTGCAAGTGCGCGGACGGCTGCACCTGTGTCAAGTGTACTGCCTGAGCCCTGAGGGGTGGTCTGAAGATTTTGATGTCTGGGTCGTGTAG
- the LOC100853903 gene encoding uncharacterized protein LOC100853903, with translation MCIAVFLWQAHPIYPFLLLLNRDEYHNRPTEALAWWQGGEILGGRDGLAGGTWLACSRDGRLAFLTNVREVHPIPEAKSRGDLIVRFLESKKNPMEFAEEVMKEADKYNGFNLIIADLCSKTMIYITNRPREANVSVVEVSPGIHVLSNASLDSPWPKARRLGHNFKELLDKYGEGEIPTEEMVEKLMKNTIKDDEIVLPRIYPPEREHQLSSIFVDTDTPLGRYGTRSTSSVCVRASGEVNFYEKHLENETWRENTVTYQIERMKQIALES, from the exons ATGTGTATAGCAGTATTCTTATGGCAAGCTCACCCGATTTATCCTTTCCTTCTGTTGCTCAACAGAGACGAATATCATAATCG GCCTACTGAGGCTCTGGCATGGTGGCAAGGTGGGGAGATACTGGGCGGGCGAGATGGGCTCGCCGGTGGGACATGGTTGGCTTGTAGCAGAGATGGGAGGTTGGCTTTTCTTACAAATGTGCGAGAAGTTCACCCAATCCCCGAAGCCAAGAGCAGAGGAGACCTAATTGTTCGGTTCTTGGAG AGCAAGAAGAATCCCATGGAATTTGCAGAGGAAGTTATGAAGGAGGCAGATAAGTATAATGGGTTTAACTTGATAATAGCTGATCTTTGTTCCAAAACTATGATCTATATAACCAACAGACCAAGAGAAGCTAATGTTTCTGTTGTAGAGGTTTCACCTGGTATTCATGTGCTGTCAAATGCAAGTTTGGACTCACCTTGGCCTAAG GCACGAAGACTAGGTCATAATTTCAAAGAGCTCTTGGATAAATATGGTGAAGGTGAGATCCCCACAGAGGAGATGGTTGAGAAATTAATGAAGAACACAATCAAAGACGATGAAATCGTGCTGCCTCGCATCTATCCTCCAGAGAGGGAACACCAGTTAAGCTCCATATTTGTTGACACAGACACCCCACTG GGACGTTATGGCACTAGAAGCACTTCTTCCGTATGTGTGAGAGCAAGTGGGGAGGTCAACTTCTATGAGAAGCACCTTGAAAATGAAACATGGAGAGAGAACACTGTAACTTACCAGATAGAGAGGATGAAGCAGATAGCCTTGGAATCATGA
- the LOC100245230 gene encoding uncharacterized protein LOC100245230, which produces MGKVVEEKKKKKKGRPSLLDLQKRSIKQEQEQEQLQQQKQNSNSNPNPNLKSSTVSSTPVRRSTRRNPNPDPEEDENDTVAAAEDEEELSGRRREKKLKLVLRLPSQLNSASLNSASCGSDSNAEEENVPASHKKRKINAIGDGSGHVDSEKAEKPISGASNQQGTELDGGPATPLPDKKLLVFVLDRLQKKDSYGVFSEPVDPKELPDYHEVIEHPMDFGTVRKNLAGGAYASLEQFEKDVFLICSNAMQYNAPDTIYFKQARSIQELAKKNFENLRQDSDDNEPEPKRRGRPPTKNIKKPLGRPSLERPGSEFSSDATLATGGENTMWSNHDLRKGALISDKSGPADSFGRSLHGTRYSDGNTGWSADQKLERHDEFTGSILKGISLKHAKKPFVLDENRRNTYKQSSSIAVGREPSVLTTFDGEKKQLMPVGLNAEYGYARSLARFASNLGPVAWKIAAKKIEKSLPPGVKFGPGWVGENDVIPPKPLFVPSSTPLSSLPGDSIPCSMDSQEDKPSQKTGGIGLPERNVLSARAALANHPGKSLLTSAAASPLINTANKASGPSSGSTEASIGLNAQSGFSILNSSAGAVRPRPPFQIHQGPTALHPGMNGFNGAYGFNIPTQMGKPMGAARPTGFNLQAPQMLDAISRTTPNFGHPGMGNNLTPEDPKFLEKSTTTNSSSPLLPHPGGEAAAAPRVGPHPQPSWPGLPPQQRQDSVPPDLNVRFQSPGSPSSSKVDSTQPDLALQL; this is translated from the exons ATGGGTAAGGTAgtggaggagaagaagaagaagaagaaggggagGCCGTCTCTGTTGGATCTTCAGAAGCGGAGTATCAAGCAAGAGCAAGAGCAAGAGCAGCTTCAACAGCAGAAGCAGAATTCTAAttctaaccctaaccctaatttGAAGTCTAGTACGGTTAGTTCTACGCCCGTCCGCCGATCCACTCGCCGGAACCCTAACCCTGACCCAGAGGAGGACGAAAACGATACCGTCGCCGCCGCCGAAGACGAGGAGGAATTGAGCGGGAGGAGGAGGGAGAAGAAACTGAAACTGGTACTGCGCTTGCCCTCGCAGTTGAATTCAGCGTCTCTGAATTCGGCGTCCTGCGGGTCGGATTCGAACGCGGAGGAGGAGAACGTTCCGGCCAGTCACAAGAAGCGGAAGATCAATGCGATCGGGGATGGATCCGGGCACGTGGACAGTGAAAAG GCAGAAAAGCCTATTTCTGGTGCAAGCAACCAACAAG GGACTGAGTTGGATGGTGGACCGGCTACCCCTTTACCCGATAAAAAGTTATTGGTGTTCGTCCTTGACAGACTTCAAAA GAAAGACTCTTATGGGGTTTTCTCAGAACCAGTGGACCCAAAAGAG CTTCCAGACTACCATGAAGTCATAGAGCATCCAATGGATTTCGGAACCGTTAGGAAGAATCTTGCTGGTGGAGCTTATGCCAGTTTGGAACAATTTGAG AAAGATGTTTTCTTGATCTGTTCAAATGCGATGCAGTACAATGCCCCAGATACCATTTATTTTAAACAG GCACGATCCATACAAGAATTGGCGAAGAAGAATTTTGAGAATTTAAGGCAAGATAGTGATGACAATGAGCCCGAGCCGAAAAGGAGAGGTAGACCACCAACCAAGAATATAAAGAAGCCTCTGGGCAGGCCTTCTTTGGAGCGGCCTGGTTCAGAGTTTTCCTCAGATGCAACTCTTGCTACTGGGGGAGAAAACACCATGTGGTCCAATCATGATCTGAGAAAGGGAGCTCTTATTTCAGACAAATCTGGTCCTGCTGATTCATTCGGCCGGTCTTTGCATGGCACCCGCTACAGTGATGGTAATACTGGTTGGTCTGCTGATCAGAAATTAGAGAGACATGATGAATTTACAG gTTCTATTTTGAAAGGTATTTCCCTGAAGCATGCAAAGAAGCCATTTGTACTTGATGAGAACAGACGCAATACCTACAAACAATCCTCTTCAATAGCTGTTGGGAGAGAGCCATCTGTGTTGACTACCTTTGATGGGGAGAAGAAACAGCTAATGCCT GTGGGGCTTAACGCAGAGTATGGTTATGCAAGGAGCCTGGCTCGATTTGCTTCCAACTTGGGCCCTGTTGCCTGGAAAATTGCTGCAAAGAAGATTGAAAAGTCTTTGCCTCCTGGAGTGAAGTTTGGACCAGGATGGGTAGGAGAGAATGATGTTATACCTCCAAAGCCACTTTTCGTTCCTTCATCAACACCACTCTCATCACTCCCGGGAGATTCTATACCTTGCAGTATGGATTCTCAGGAGGATAAACCATCACAGAAGACTGGAGGAATCGGTTTACCAGAGAGGAATGTGCTTTCAGCTCGTGCAGCCCTGGCTAACCATCCGGGCAAGTCTCTCCTTACATCTGCTGCTGCCTCACCTCTCATCAATACTGCTAACAAAGCTTCGGGACCCAGCAGTGGAAGCACGGAAGCTAGTATTGGATTGAATGCACAATCTGGGTTCAGCATACTAAATAGCAGTGCTGGTGCTGTCAGGCCCAGACCACCCTTCCAAATTCATCAAGGCCCCACTGCCCTCCATCCTGGCATGAACGGCTTCAATGGCGCCTATGGTTTCAACATTCCAACTCAGATGGGAAAACCAATGGGAGCTGCCAGGCCAACTGGGTTCAACCTCCAGGCTCCTCAGATGCTCGATGCCATCTCCCGAACCACCCCCAACTTCGGCCATCCAGGGATGGGAAATAACCTAACCCCCGAGGACCCCAAGTTCTTGGAAAAATCAACTACAACCAACTCGAGCAGCCCATTATTACCTCATCCAGGAGGAGAGGCCGCCGCTGCCCCACGAGTAGGGCCCCATCCACAGCCCTCCTGGCCGGGACTGCCACCCCAACAGCGACAAGATTCAGTACCCCCTGACCTTAACGTCAGATTCCAGTCTCCAGGATCTCCTAGCTCTAGCAAGGTCGACTCCACACAGCCTGATTTAGCTCTGCAGCTCTGA